The following coding sequences are from one Leptospira mayottensis 200901116 window:
- a CDS encoding YncE family protein, producing MNSNSEKKLFEPNKILLIPILLFLICCKSGNSPLISFPSNQEKSETTTVKFNVHPYKGTVIQSEEKTIPFRVIETDKNIALVEMEVPIYKNGIELKFSSPGFQSSFFHVKNANELNDKLIALDKEGITHHFIARFKTGIQPKSVRFIDNTRLAIPLLEDEGMDVLDIKTGETVRLSPPEKYKKKLGFVETIAIPKHNELWVSQMQANAVHVFDLKTLVYKTSIDLTGKWSKILLYDPIRDLVYCSNWISEDISVIDRKTKVEIRKTDKIGLPRGLLLSKDGKELYIAQFSASNQESGGGRLGIYSMEKEKLIDTIGPPGNKRHIVSGNTENKIYVSDMCCSKIEVYDLKERKVQKTIPVFDKPNTIALSPDGKYLYVSCRGPNNPTEGYLKKGLVLGRVYVIDTTTDTVKEFWEAGNQPTGLDISPDNRYLVISDFLDHQIRVYRRDGF from the coding sequence TTGAACTCGAATTCCGAAAAAAAACTCTTCGAACCAAACAAAATACTTTTGATTCCAATCCTTCTGTTTCTTATCTGTTGCAAAAGCGGAAATTCCCCCTTAATTTCCTTTCCCTCCAACCAAGAAAAAAGCGAAACTACAACTGTTAAATTCAATGTCCATCCTTACAAAGGAACCGTGATCCAATCGGAAGAAAAGACCATTCCTTTCAGGGTTATAGAAACTGATAAAAACATCGCCCTCGTAGAAATGGAAGTGCCTATTTACAAAAACGGTATCGAGTTGAAATTTTCTTCTCCGGGTTTCCAAAGCTCCTTTTTCCACGTAAAAAACGCGAACGAGTTGAACGATAAGCTAATTGCACTCGACAAAGAAGGCATAACGCATCATTTTATTGCAAGATTCAAAACCGGAATACAACCCAAAAGTGTCCGTTTTATCGATAACACAAGACTTGCAATTCCTCTTTTGGAAGACGAAGGGATGGACGTTTTGGATATAAAAACCGGCGAAACGGTCCGGCTCTCTCCTCCCGAAAAATACAAAAAGAAATTGGGTTTTGTAGAAACGATCGCAATTCCGAAACACAACGAACTCTGGGTTAGCCAGATGCAGGCGAATGCTGTTCACGTCTTCGATTTAAAAACTCTCGTTTATAAAACGAGCATCGACCTTACAGGAAAATGGTCTAAGATTCTTCTTTACGATCCGATCCGAGATTTAGTCTATTGTTCGAATTGGATCAGCGAAGATATTTCCGTCATTGATAGAAAAACAAAAGTGGAAATTCGAAAGACCGATAAGATCGGTTTACCTCGAGGTCTTCTTCTCTCCAAAGACGGTAAAGAATTATACATCGCTCAATTTTCCGCGAGCAATCAGGAATCCGGAGGCGGTAGGCTCGGAATCTATTCCATGGAAAAAGAAAAACTGATCGATACGATCGGCCCTCCTGGCAACAAACGCCATATCGTTTCGGGCAACACGGAAAATAAAATATACGTCTCAGACATGTGTTGTAGTAAGATCGAAGTTTACGATTTAAAAGAAAGAAAAGTTCAGAAGACGATCCCAGTATTCGATAAACCGAATACGATTGCTCTTTCTCCGGACGGTAAATACCTCTACGTTTCTTGCAGAGGTCCAAATAATCCCACCGAAGGGTATCTCAAAAAAGGATTGGTTCTCGGAAGAGTGTACGTAATCGATACGACAACCGACACTGTAAAAGAATTCTGGGAAGCGGGAAATCAACCTACAGGTCTCGATATTTCACCTGACAACCGCTACTTAGTAATCTCGGATTTTTTAGATCATCAGATTCGAGTCTACCGCAGAGACGGTTTTTAA
- a CDS encoding carbamoyltransferase translates to MQKKILGISAYYHDSAAALVVDGQILAAAQEERFTRKKHDSRFPVHAIEYCLKEAGLTFAELDDVVFYDKPLVKFERLLETYLTFAPKGIFSFFASMPVWIKEKLFLKSILKKEFQTLSGKGKPIPRLLFTEHHQAHAASAFFVSPFEEAAVLCMDGVGEWATSSVWIGKGNRLTPIWEIDFPHSLGLLYSAFTYYTGFKVNSGEYKVMGLAPYGEPKYVDLILDNLLDLKEDGTFRLNMKYFNYAAGLTMTNSKFHKLFGGPPRKPETKLGQKEMDLARSIQDVTEIVMKKIASTVRKETGLENLCMAGGVALNCVANGKIIEDKTFRNIFIQPAAGDAGGALGASLSCWYEYYDQKRTPAKDLTASIQGSYLGPSYSEEEILSHLQSMGAKYEKLSPSSMDERLASILAEGNVVGYFQGRMEFGPRALGARSIIGDPRNTKMQSVMNLKIKHRESFRPFAPAVISEKVSEFFELDTPSPYMLIVAPISEKHRIPMTQEQEKLFGIDKLNVPRSALPAITHVDYSARIQTVHKETNPKFYNLLEAFEKKTGCPVLVNTSFNVRGEPIVCTPEDAYRCFMRTEMDYLVLENILLNKKDQKRWEKDESWKEEFELD, encoded by the coding sequence ATGCAAAAGAAAATTTTAGGAATATCCGCTTATTATCACGACAGTGCAGCGGCCTTGGTTGTAGACGGTCAAATTTTAGCCGCGGCACAAGAGGAAAGATTCACTCGAAAAAAACATGATTCTCGCTTTCCTGTACACGCAATCGAATACTGTCTGAAAGAAGCGGGCCTAACTTTTGCGGAACTGGACGACGTAGTATTCTACGACAAACCCCTCGTAAAATTCGAAAGGCTTTTAGAAACTTATCTAACGTTCGCTCCTAAAGGAATTTTTTCTTTTTTCGCCTCCATGCCGGTTTGGATCAAAGAAAAGCTGTTTTTAAAGTCCATCCTGAAAAAAGAATTCCAAACCCTTTCTGGAAAAGGCAAACCGATTCCCAGACTTTTGTTCACAGAACATCATCAGGCTCACGCAGCTTCCGCTTTCTTTGTCAGCCCTTTTGAAGAAGCCGCCGTACTCTGTATGGACGGAGTGGGAGAATGGGCGACTAGTAGTGTTTGGATCGGCAAAGGAAATCGACTCACACCGATTTGGGAAATCGACTTTCCTCATTCACTGGGGCTGTTGTATTCCGCGTTTACTTACTACACCGGTTTTAAAGTCAACTCGGGAGAATACAAAGTGATGGGTCTCGCTCCTTACGGAGAACCGAAATATGTAGATCTAATTTTAGATAATCTCTTGGATTTAAAAGAAGACGGCACGTTCCGATTGAATATGAAATATTTCAACTACGCCGCCGGCTTAACCATGACAAATTCGAAGTTCCATAAACTATTCGGAGGCCCTCCTAGAAAACCAGAAACCAAACTGGGGCAAAAAGAAATGGACCTTGCTCGTTCCATCCAAGATGTAACCGAGATCGTTATGAAGAAAATTGCGTCCACTGTGCGAAAAGAAACCGGACTGGAAAACCTCTGTATGGCCGGAGGAGTCGCGTTAAATTGTGTGGCAAATGGAAAAATCATAGAGGACAAAACGTTCCGGAATATATTTATACAACCCGCCGCAGGAGACGCGGGAGGCGCGTTAGGCGCCTCTTTATCTTGTTGGTATGAGTACTACGACCAAAAAAGAACCCCGGCAAAAGACCTGACCGCTTCGATCCAAGGGTCTTATTTGGGACCTTCTTACTCCGAAGAGGAAATCCTCTCGCATCTGCAATCCATGGGAGCTAAATACGAAAAACTAAGCCCTTCTTCTATGGACGAAAGACTGGCGTCCATTCTGGCGGAAGGGAACGTAGTCGGTTATTTTCAAGGTAGAATGGAATTCGGACCGAGAGCGCTCGGAGCCAGATCTATTATCGGAGATCCCAGAAATACTAAAATGCAATCAGTCATGAATTTGAAGATCAAGCATAGAGAATCTTTCCGACCTTTCGCTCCCGCAGTCATCTCTGAAAAAGTCTCCGAATTTTTTGAATTAGACACCCCTAGTCCCTACATGCTCATCGTCGCTCCAATTTCGGAAAAACACAGAATTCCAATGACTCAAGAACAGGAAAAATTGTTCGGAATCGATAAACTGAATGTTCCCAGATCCGCTTTGCCCGCAATCACTCACGTGGATTATTCCGCTAGAATACAAACCGTACACAAAGAGACGAATCCTAAATTTTACAATTTGCTCGAAGCTTTCGAAAAAAAAACTGGCTGTCCGGTATTGGTCAATACTTCTTTCAATGTCCGAGGAGAACCGATTGTTTGCACGCCCGAAGATGCGTATCGATGTTTCATGAGAACAGAAATGGACTATCTAGTACTGGAAAATATTTTATTGAATAAAAAAGATCAAAAACGATGGGAAAAAGACGAATCCTGGAAAGAAGAATTTGAGTTAGACTAA
- a CDS encoding SxtJ family membrane protein, with protein sequence MAHERKETTIQELRSFGLIVGGVFLSIFGLLVPFWKNGNWNPWFSFLGLALIFVAIVSPSILKYPYKGWMFLGGVLGAINTRILLSVIYFTLFAPFGLLRRVFKIDPLSLRLDEKLDTYRKSSDKKDPYHMEKPF encoded by the coding sequence ATGGCACACGAAAGAAAAGAAACAACAATTCAAGAACTGCGGAGTTTTGGACTAATCGTGGGAGGAGTCTTTTTATCAATTTTCGGCTTGCTCGTACCGTTCTGGAAAAACGGGAATTGGAATCCGTGGTTTTCTTTCCTAGGCCTCGCGCTAATTTTCGTTGCGATCGTATCCCCGAGCATATTAAAATATCCTTATAAAGGATGGATGTTTTTGGGAGGAGTTTTAGGAGCAATCAATACTAGAATACTCCTCTCCGTCATTTATTTCACCCTGTTCGCTCCATTTGGTCTTTTAAGGAGAGTTTTCAAAATAGACCCACTCTCTCTGCGCCTGGATGAAAAACTGGATACATATCGAAAGTCTTCCGACAAAAAAGACCCTTATCACATGGAAAAACCATTTTAA
- a CDS encoding DUF5989 family protein, translating into MLELIKDLWDFLKIRKKFWLAPILVVLLLLGTLIVLTQGSAVAPFIYTLF; encoded by the coding sequence ATGCTCGAACTAATCAAAGATTTATGGGACTTTTTAAAAATCAGAAAAAAATTTTGGCTCGCTCCAATCTTGGTCGTGTTACTACTCCTGGGAACTCTAATCGTGTTGACCCAGGGTTCCGCAGTTGCTCCGTTTATCTATACTCTTTTCTAA